A genome region from Salvia splendens isolate huo1 chromosome 19, SspV2, whole genome shotgun sequence includes the following:
- the LOC121780253 gene encoding guanine nucleotide-binding protein alpha-1 subunit-like isoform X1, which produces MVFVLCTLIDSMGSLCSRHRRSPADPVENEQTAEIERRIEQETKAEKHIQKLLLLGAGDSGKSTIFKQIKLLFQSGFDEAELKGYTPVVHANVYHTIKILYEGSKELSQSSEDSLKFIVSDENKEIGEKFSEIGGRLNYPRLTKEIAHEIETLWRDSAIQESYIRGNELQLPDCAHFFMENLQRLSDVEYVPTKEDVLHARVRTTGVVEIQFSPVGENKKSGEVYRLFDVGGQKNERRKWIHLFEGVSAVIFCAAISEYDQTLFEDDNKNRMMETKELFKWILKQPCFEKTSFLLFLNKFDLFEKKVLKVPLNVCEWFKDYQPVSTGKQEIEHAYEFVKKKFEELYFQSTSPDRVDRVFKIYRTTALDQKLVKKTFKLVDETLRRRNLFEAGLL; this is translated from the exons ATGGTGTTTGTGTTGTGTACGTTGATAGATAGTATGGGGTCACTCTGCAGTAGACATCGGCGCAGTCCAGCTGATCCTGTGGAGAATGAGCAG ACTGCAGAAATTGAGAGGCGAATTGAGCAAGAAACAAAGGCTGAGAAGCATATTCAGAAGCTTCTGTTACTTG GTGCTGGAGATTCTGGAAAGTCCACCATTTTCAAGCAG ATAAAACTTCTGTTTCAGAGCGGGTTTGATGAGGCTGAGCTGAAAGGCTATACTCCAGTCGTCCATGCCAATGTTTATCACACAATAAAA ATATTATATGAAGGGTCGAAGGAATTATCTCAAAGCTCGGAAGATTCCTTAAAGTTCATTGTATCTGATGAAAACAAG gaaattggagagaaatttTCTGAAATTGGTGGTAGGTTGAATTATCCACGTCTAACTAAGGAGATCGCACATGAAATTGAAACTCTATGGAGAGATAGTGCTATACAG GAATCATATATTCGTGGCAATGAACTTCAACTTCCAGACTGTGCTCATTTTTTTATGGAAAATTTACAAAGACTATCTGATGTAGAATATGTTCCTACTAAG GAAGATGTTCTTCATGCTAGGGTTCGGACAACTGGTGTTGTTGAAATCCAGTTCAG CCCAGTCGGAGAAAACAAGAAAAGTGGGGAGGTATATCGTCTATTTGATGTGGGAGGCCAgaaaaatgaaagaagaaaatggattCATTTATTTGAGGGCGTTTCAGCTGTCATATTCTGTGCTGCGATAAGCGA GTACGATCAAACTCTCTTTGAGGATGATAACAAAAACCGAATGATGGAGACGAAAGAACTCTTTAAGTGGATTCTGAAGCAACCGTGCTTTGAG AAAACTTCGTTCCTACTATTTCTCAacaaatttgatttatttgaaaAGAAGGTCCTCAAA GTCCCATTGAATGTATGTGAGTGGTTCAAGGATTACCAGCCAGTTTCTACTGGGAAACAAGAAATTGAGCATGCATACGA GTTTGTGAAGAAAAAATTTGAGGAGCTGTATTTCCAAAGCACATCACCTGATCGTGTTGACCGGGTCTTCAAGATCTATAGAACAACTGCCTTAGATCAGAAGCTCGTGAAGAAGACTTTCAAGCTGGTTGACGAGACTTTGAGAAGGCGAAATCTATTCGAAGCAGGACTCTTGTGA
- the LOC121780253 gene encoding guanine nucleotide-binding protein alpha-1 subunit-like isoform X2: protein MSRLQKLRGELSKKQRLRSIFRSFCYLVLEILESPPFSSRYGDPFYIKIKLLFQSGFDEAELKGYTPVVHANVYHTIKILYEGSKELSQSSEDSLKFIVSDENKEIGEKFSEIGGRLNYPRLTKEIAHEIETLWRDSAIQESYIRGNELQLPDCAHFFMENLQRLSDVEYVPTKEDVLHARVRTTGVVEIQFSPVGENKKSGEVYRLFDVGGQKNERRKWIHLFEGVSAVIFCAAISEYDQTLFEDDNKNRMMETKELFKWILKQPCFEKTSFLLFLNKFDLFEKKVLKVPLNVCEWFKDYQPVSTGKQEIEHAYEFVKKKFEELYFQSTSPDRVDRVFKIYRTTALDQKLVKKTFKLVDETLRRRNLFEAGLL from the exons ATGAGCAG ACTGCAGAAATTGAGAGGCGAATTGAGCAAGAAACAAAGGCTGAGAAGCATATTCAGAAGCTTCTGTTACTTG GTGCTGGAGATTCTGGAAAGTCCACCATTTTCAAGCAGGTATGGTGATCCTTTCTATATCAAG ATAAAACTTCTGTTTCAGAGCGGGTTTGATGAGGCTGAGCTGAAAGGCTATACTCCAGTCGTCCATGCCAATGTTTATCACACAATAAAA ATATTATATGAAGGGTCGAAGGAATTATCTCAAAGCTCGGAAGATTCCTTAAAGTTCATTGTATCTGATGAAAACAAG gaaattggagagaaatttTCTGAAATTGGTGGTAGGTTGAATTATCCACGTCTAACTAAGGAGATCGCACATGAAATTGAAACTCTATGGAGAGATAGTGCTATACAG GAATCATATATTCGTGGCAATGAACTTCAACTTCCAGACTGTGCTCATTTTTTTATGGAAAATTTACAAAGACTATCTGATGTAGAATATGTTCCTACTAAG GAAGATGTTCTTCATGCTAGGGTTCGGACAACTGGTGTTGTTGAAATCCAGTTCAG CCCAGTCGGAGAAAACAAGAAAAGTGGGGAGGTATATCGTCTATTTGATGTGGGAGGCCAgaaaaatgaaagaagaaaatggattCATTTATTTGAGGGCGTTTCAGCTGTCATATTCTGTGCTGCGATAAGCGA GTACGATCAAACTCTCTTTGAGGATGATAACAAAAACCGAATGATGGAGACGAAAGAACTCTTTAAGTGGATTCTGAAGCAACCGTGCTTTGAG AAAACTTCGTTCCTACTATTTCTCAacaaatttgatttatttgaaaAGAAGGTCCTCAAA GTCCCATTGAATGTATGTGAGTGGTTCAAGGATTACCAGCCAGTTTCTACTGGGAAACAAGAAATTGAGCATGCATACGA GTTTGTGAAGAAAAAATTTGAGGAGCTGTATTTCCAAAGCACATCACCTGATCGTGTTGACCGGGTCTTCAAGATCTATAGAACAACTGCCTTAGATCAGAAGCTCGTGAAGAAGACTTTCAAGCTGGTTGACGAGACTTTGAGAAGGCGAAATCTATTCGAAGCAGGACTCTTGTGA
- the LOC121778347 gene encoding uncharacterized protein LOC121778347: MEQKAAAAAVVARCECCGLTEECTEAYIKRVRERYSGRWICGLCGEAVKDEVVRSERGIGSEEALIRHMNFCRNFKNLAPPKNPTEELIDAVKQLLLRSLDSPRSSPVKKAAMLRSQSCEPALQSGRLKSS; this comes from the coding sequence ATGGAGCAGaaagcggcggcggcggcggtggtggcgcgGTGCGAGTGCTGTGGGCTGACGGAGGAGTGCACGGAGGCTTACATTAAGCGGGTGCGCGAGCGCTACTCGGGGCGGTGGATTTGCGGGCTTTGCGGCGAGGCGGTGAAGGACGAGGTGGTGAGGTCGGAGAGGGGAATTGGGAGCGAAGAAGCGCTAATTCGGCACATGAATTTCTGCCGGAATTTCAAGAATCTGGCGCCGCCGAAGAATCCGACGGAGGAGCTGATCGACGCGGTCAAACAGCTGCTTCTGAGGAGCCTCGACTCGCCTCGGTCGAGCCCGGTGAAGAAGGCTGCCATGCTGCGCAGCCAGAGCTGCGAGCCGGCGCTGCAGTCCGGCCGCCTCAAGTCGAGCTGA